One window of the Trifolium pratense cultivar HEN17-A07 linkage group LG2, ARS_RC_1.1, whole genome shotgun sequence genome contains the following:
- the LOC123908850 gene encoding basic form of pathogenesis-related protein 1-like → MSSQNHIILSIVFFICSTLCCINISLAQNSPQDYLDVHNQARKDVHVGPLQWDNTLETYAQDYANKRIKDCELEHSMGQYGENLAEGYGEMNGTDAVKFWLTEKPNYDYHSNSCVNDECLHYTQIVWRDTVHLGCAKSKCKNGWVFVICSYSPPGNVDGQRPY, encoded by the coding sequence ATGAGTTCTCAAAATCATATAATCTTAtccattgttttcttcatttgcTCAACCCTATGTTGCATAAATATTTCTTTAGCACAAAACTCCCCTCAAGATTACCTTGATGTACATAATCAAGCTAGAAAAGATGTTCATGTTGGTCCACTCCAATGGGACAATACCCTTGAAACCTATGCTCAAGATTATGCCAACAAAAGAATCAAAGATTGTGAACTTGAACACTCAATGGGTCAATATGGTGAAAACCTTGCTGAGGGTTATGGTGAAATGAATGGTACGGATGCAGTGAAATTTTGGTTAACTGAAAAGCCTAATTATGATTATCATTCAAACTCTTGTGTCAATGATGAGTGTTTGCATTATACTCAAATTGTTTGGCGTGATACGGTTCATCTTGGTTGTGCTAAATCTAAATGTAAGAATGGTTGGGTTTTTGTTATTTGTAGTTATTCACCACCCGGTAATGTTGATGGACAACGACCTTATtga
- the LOC123908583 gene encoding probable pectin methylesterase CGR3, with the protein MSRRPVNPSRRIGDGGSLPFVASIQSKSQNSPLLSIGLVILGAILLIGYCYSNSGGASNDFKDLSKLEGGSSCTSEVLQALPILKKAYGDSMRKVLHVGPDSCSVVSSLYEEDDTEAWGIEPYELDDVSAKCKSLVRKGIVRVADLKFSLPYRAKSFPLVIVSDALDYLSPKYLNKTLPELVRVSADGVVIFSGYPGQQRARGGEVAKFGRPAKLRSSSWWIRFFVQTSLEENETAGKKFEQASTKKAYAPACQVFHLKSYS; encoded by the exons ATGTCAAGGAGGCCAGTGAATCCTTCCCGTCGGATAGGTGATGGTGGAAGTTTACCATTTGTGGCCTCTATCCAGTCTAAATCTCAGAATTCTCCCCTGTTATCTATCGGGCTTGTTATTCTG GGTGCGATTCTTCTGATTGGTTATTGTTACAGCAATTCAG GTGGAGCTAGCAATGATTTTAAGGATCTGAGTAAACTTGAAG GTGGTTCATCATGTACATCAGAAGTACTACAAGCATTGCCCATTTTGAAGAAAGCATATGGCGACAGCATGCGTAAGGTTTTGCATGTTGGCCCTGACTCTTGTTCTGTGGTATCTAGTTTGTATGAAGAAGATGATACTGAGGCTTGGGGAATAGAACCGTACGAATTAGATGATGTCAGTGCAAAGTGCAAAAGTCTTGTACGCAAGGGCATTGTGCGTGTGGCTGACTTGAAGTTTTCTCTACCTTACCGCGCAAAGTCATTTCCTCTTGTCATTGTGTCGGATGCATTGGATTACTTATCTCCAAAATACCTGAATAAAACCCTGCCTGAGTTGGTGAGGGTATCTGCTGACGGTGTTGTTATCTTTTCAG GTTATCCTGGTCAACAAAGAGCTAGAGGTGGAGAAGTGGCCAAATTTGGTCGTCCA GCCAAATTGCGGAGCTCGTCTTGGTGGATAAGGTTTTTCGTTCAAACAAGTTTAGAAGAAAATGAAACTGCTGGAAAGAAGTTTGAACAGGCTTCAACCAAGAAGGCGTACGCACCAGCTTGCCAAGTTTTCCACCTTAAATCATACTCTTGA